One genomic region from Drosophila subpulchrella strain 33 F10 #4 breed RU33 chromosome 2R, RU_Dsub_v1.1 Primary Assembly, whole genome shotgun sequence encodes:
- the LOC119551402 gene encoding uncharacterized protein LOC119551402, which produces MVVGLILKAGVVYAVVMATKNYGVWESPDRTQEVYEETVERIEPYADRARRKLNMCPPRPPPEGEWTFFGIHYYNKFVKSVFDVLSVFPAGLAAFLEKAPGYVTALIESIKKLVKESQSKKKEIKICKERLDETPLVRPPGLVPPHCKDKNCPKAPLIPPGCNRNRDSFIYEPRMPKKPACECSRCKQRQAENWKDNKRKCPRIPDNERKCRCGEQPHSETRPEPIKSCKQCRKPPRDTSA; this is translated from the coding sequence ATGGTTGTGGGCCTGATTTTGAAGGCGGGCGTTGTCTACGCCGTGGTGATGGCCACCAAGAACTACGGTGTGTGGGAGTCCCCGGACAGGACCCAAGAAGTGTACGAGGAAACGGTGGAGCGCATCGAACCCTACGCCGATAGGGCGCGACGCAAACTGAATATGTGCCCGCCCAGGCCGCCACCGGAGGGCGAGTGGACCTTCTTTGGCATCCACTACTACAACAAGTTTGTGAAATCCGTCTTCGATGTTCTCAGTGTGTTTCCCGCTGGACTGGCTGCGTTCTTGGAGAAGGCCCCCGGCTATGTGACAGCCTTAATCGAAAGCATCAAGAAACTCGTCAAGGAGAGCCAGTCCAAGAAGAAGGAAATAAAGATATGCAAGGAACGACTGGACGAGACGCCTCTTGTCAGACCACCAGGACTGGTGCCACCGCACTGCAAGGACAAGAACTGCCCAAAGGCTCCCCTGATTCCACCTGGTTGCAATCGAAACAGGGATAGCTTCATCTACGAGCCGCGAATGCCCAAGAAGCCAGCCTGCGAGTGCTCAAGGTGCAAACAACGCCAGGCGGAAAATTGGAAGGACAACAAACGGAAATGCCCCAGAATCCCAGACAATGAAAGGAAGTGCAGATGCGGCGAACAACCGCATTCAGAAACCCGACCAGAGCCCATAAAATCTTGCAAACAGTGTCGAAAACCACCTAGAGACACCAGTGCTTAG
- the LOC119551403 gene encoding uncharacterized protein LOC119551403: MSSKLMARLSVIAGIVTSVKQGWIKPEEQMVHDASENITRTFPLLKESEFSFSAVSDCSVALQRGFYFSLRMPDWARDFKEQTQKILGHSFEVPMQDPKSGKDSKLSKYYGDNRSERYGVIFSETTTGNFFEDIPREMQIPPGQTKSNRPVRSPKIKDDLTCGKKVSS, encoded by the coding sequence ATGTCTTCAAAATTAATGGCCCGACTAAGCGTAATAGCCGGAATCGTCACGTCCGTCAAGCAAGGTTGGATCAAGCCGGAGGAGCAGATGGTGCATGATGCCTCCGAGAATATCACAAGGACCTTCCCCCTTTTGAAAGAAAGCGAGTTCAGCTTCTCGGCTGTAAGCGACTGCAGTGTGGCTCTCCAGCGGGGATTCTACTTCTCCCTTCGAATGCCCGACTGGGCGAGGGACTTCAAGGAGCAGACCCAGAAGATCCTTGGCCATAGTTTTGAGGTCCCAATGCAAGACCCTAAAAGCGGAAAAGATTCGAAGCTCTCAAAGTACTACGGGGATAATCGCTCTGAACGTTATGGGGTAATCTTTTCAGAGACAACTACTGGCAATTTCTTTGAAGATATTCCTCGAGAGATGCAAATTCCTCCTGGTCAAACCAAGTCTAACCGCCCAGTGCGTTCACCCAAGATCAAGGACGATCTAACATGCGGCAAAAAAGTGTCATCTTAA
- the LOC119551404 gene encoding uncharacterized protein LOC119551404, producing the protein MILHRLIKFVLFAGTFYLGKELGGWDDPVEPEIGKLKLETEDSVETESSSGGQSVEKKVPNFQNTFFDDEDKRKLKRKKEDLEKKFCPRGSICEPPPKPLSESVGDALYDTWLALKKIPSYWSSAFESMATSICRLIKGDR; encoded by the coding sequence ATGATCTTGCACAGATTAATTAAGTTTGTGCTATTTGCCGGCACCTTTTACTTGGGCAAGGAACTGGGTGGCTGGGACGATCCAGTCGAACCGGAAATCGGTAAACTCAAGCTAGAAACAGAAGATTCTGTTGAGACAGAAAGTTCTTCGGGTGGCCAATCAGTAGAAAAGAAGGTCCCCAATTTCCAGAACACTTTCTTCGATGACGAGGACAAACGTAAACTTAAACGCAAGAAGGAGGATTTGGAGAAAAAGTTTTGTCCCAGAGGGAGCATCTGCGAGCCACCTCCAAAGCCTCTGAGCGAAAGCGTTGGCGATGCTCTTTACGACACCTGGCTGGCCCTTAAAAAGATTCCATCCTACTGGAGCAGCGCATTCGAATCCATGGCAACTAGCATTTGTCGTCTTATTAAGGGGGATAGATAA